The following proteins are co-located in the Vigna angularis cultivar LongXiaoDou No.4 chromosome 2, ASM1680809v1, whole genome shotgun sequence genome:
- the LOC108323214 gene encoding protein FATTY ACID EXPORT 1, chloroplastic produces MNANMAAATTISQLGCFSAVHRSIHLRSRSLLFPSPRSKLSVVMSLERHDTDTAGTDTKNTLSYAADVSKLHVEEKQNSYSTKEDHDTEKTGVGQEIQGSVDQPKKTAKIHDFCLGIPFGGFVLTGGIVGFLFSRSPATLSSGVLFGGALLFLSTLSLKVWRQGKSSLPFILGQAALSGILIWKNFQSYSLAKKIFPTGFSAIISSAMLCFYFYVLISGGNPPPKKLKPSSSTA; encoded by the exons ATGAATGCAAACATGGCCGCGGCTACCACGATTTCTCAGCTCGGATGCTTCTCCGCCGTCCACCGTAGCATACACCTCCGCAGCCGCTCGCTTCTATTTCCTTCTCCTCGCTCCAAG TTATCAGTTGTTATGAGTCTGGAGAGGCATGACACAGATACTGCTGGGACTGATACCAAAAATACACTGAGTTATGCAGCTGATGTGTCAAAGCTACATGTTGAAGAAAAGCAGAACTCGTATTCAACAAAAGAGGACCATGATACTGAAAAAACAGGGGTTGGACAGGAAATACAAGGAAGTGTTGATCAACCGAAAAAGACTGCAAAAATCCATGACTTCTGTTTAGGCATTCCCTTTG gTGGTTTTGTTTTAACTGGAGGGATTGTTGGGTTCCTTTTTTCACGGAGTCCTGCAACACTGAGCAGTGGTGTGCTCTTTGGTGGTGCTTTACTGTTCCTCAGTACCCTTAGCTTGAAGGTCTGGAGGCAAGGAAAATCGAGCTTACCATTTATTCTAGGACAAGCAG CATTGTCAGGGATTCTTATCTGGAAGAACTTCCAGAGTTACTCATTG GCAAAGAAAATATTTCCAACTGGTTTTAGTGCTATTATAAG TTCTGCAATGCTCTGCTTTTATTTCTATGTGCTTATCTCTGGAGGAAATCCCCCACCTAAGAAATTGAAGCCATCTTCCAGCACTGCATGA